The following are encoded in a window of Paenibacillaceae bacterium GAS479 genomic DNA:
- a CDS encoding 3-hexulose-6-phosphate synthase produces the protein MKLQLALDLVDIPQAKQLVKEVEAYIDIVEIGTPVVINEGLRAVKEIKEAFPNLKVLADLKIMDAAGYEVMKASEAGADIITVLGASEDMTIKGAVEEAKKQGRQILVDMISVKNLEQRAQEIDALGVDYICVHTGYDLQAVGKNSFEDLLTIKRVVKNAKTAIAGGIKLSTLPEVIKANPDLVIVGGGITGQADKQAAAAEMRELIKQGS, from the coding sequence ATGAAGCTGCAATTAGCGTTAGATCTTGTTGACATTCCTCAAGCCAAGCAATTGGTGAAAGAGGTGGAAGCTTATATAGATATCGTAGAGATTGGCACACCCGTTGTCATTAATGAAGGGCTTCGCGCCGTCAAAGAAATTAAAGAAGCATTCCCAAACCTGAAGGTTCTGGCTGATTTAAAAATAATGGATGCCGCAGGTTATGAAGTTATGAAAGCATCCGAAGCAGGAGCCGATATCATTACGGTATTAGGGGCTTCTGAAGATATGACAATCAAGGGCGCCGTTGAGGAAGCTAAGAAACAAGGCAGACAAATCCTTGTTGATATGATCTCAGTGAAAAACCTCGAGCAACGTGCGCAAGAAATCGACGCGCTTGGCGTAGACTATATTTGTGTGCATACCGGTTACGATCTTCAGGCTGTCGGAAAAAATTCGTTCGAAGATCTTCTGACGATCAAACGCGTTGTCAAAAATGCGAAAACAGCGATTGCTGGAGGCATTAAATTAAGCACGCTGCCAGAAGTAATCAAAGCGAACCCGGATCTTGTTATTGTCGGCGGAGGTATTACCGGACAAGCGGACAAGCAGGCTGCTGCCGCCGAGATGCGGGAATTGATTAAACAAGGATCTTAA
- a CDS encoding transcriptional regulator, LytTR family — protein sequence MKVSIEEISKDQEEEILVRCHEVDDEISEIVNKLKTESLILLGYYGDCVHRIKLSNVYYFEAVDGKVFIYSKDKVYEVKQKLYELEELCKEKHCFRASKSTVLNITKISVIHPTISGRFEAVLDNGERVVISRQYVPVLKNMLGL from the coding sequence ATGAAAGTTTCAATAGAAGAAATAAGCAAAGATCAGGAAGAGGAAATTCTCGTCAGATGCCATGAGGTAGATGATGAAATAAGCGAAATAGTAAACAAGCTAAAAACAGAAAGCCTCATTCTGCTCGGATATTATGGTGACTGTGTTCACCGTATAAAACTTAGCAATGTCTACTATTTCGAAGCGGTTGACGGAAAGGTCTTTATTTACAGCAAGGACAAGGTTTATGAGGTAAAGCAAAAGCTTTATGAATTAGAGGAACTATGCAAAGAAAAGCACTGCTTTCGTGCATCTAAATCAACGGTTTTGAACATAACTAAAATCTCAGTTATTCATCCGACAATAAGTGGACGATTTGAAGCGGTACTTGATAATGGGGAACGTGTTGTTATATCAAGGCAGTATGTGCCTGTGCTTAAAAATATGCTGGGATTGTAA
- a CDS encoding transcriptional regulator, HxlR family has translation MGNQLFKSSVETTLKVIGGKWKLVILCHLLDGAKRFGELKRGMPDITQKMLTQQLRELEDDRIIHREIFVQVPPKVEYSLTEYGRTMEEVLDVMAGWGEKHHERTEV, from the coding sequence ATGGGGAACCAATTGTTTAAGAGCTCGGTGGAAACGACCTTAAAAGTGATCGGCGGCAAATGGAAACTGGTCATTCTGTGCCATCTGTTAGACGGCGCCAAGCGCTTCGGAGAGCTCAAACGGGGAATGCCTGATATTACGCAAAAAATGCTAACTCAACAGCTGCGTGAATTAGAGGATGACAGGATCATTCATCGTGAAATATTCGTTCAAGTACCTCCAAAAGTTGAGTATTCCTTAACGGAATATGGCCGTACGATGGAGGAAGTGCTAGATGTGATGGCCGGCTGGGGAGAGAAGCACCACGAGCGAACTGAAGTTTAA